In a single window of the Pseudomonadota bacterium genome:
- a CDS encoding efflux RND transporter periplasmic adaptor subunit, which yields MTTISHIADSPGPASVSISGQGMDRVVAPKTSKLKVLGYGAAVAGVLAFAWWLVGVVTGGRSLSVDTGRVMISPVTVGTFEDFIPLRGRLVPRSTIYLDAIEGGRVERVLVEDGTLVRAGQPIAELSNTNLQLEVLSRDAAVTEQLNNMRTIELQLEQNRLNHKRNLVEIDYQIVRLGRSIERQEDLVTKSLVSQSTLDDLQDELTYFENRRAVTLESQATDARLQEQQLAQLKESGQSLKASLDFARKNLDDLRVRAPVDGKLSGFNIEIGQSIARGGRLGQIDDPDSFKVNARIDEFYLSRVDLEQVAIVDHNNREYGLGIAKIYPQVNNGQFEVDMTFNEEPTGLRRGQTLQLRLTLGDNSEALLIPNGSFYQETGGSWVFVVSPDKSEAVRRSVRLGRRNTDFIEVLDGLEAGERVVTSPYTSYVDMDRLTLN from the coding sequence TTGACCACAATCAGCCACATTGCCGATTCGCCGGGCCCGGCGTCCGTGAGCATCTCAGGTCAAGGTATGGACCGGGTGGTCGCCCCAAAGACATCAAAGCTGAAGGTGCTGGGCTACGGCGCCGCCGTGGCCGGCGTCCTGGCCTTTGCCTGGTGGCTGGTGGGCGTAGTCACTGGGGGGCGTAGCCTCAGCGTCGATACCGGGCGGGTGATGATCTCGCCGGTGACTGTCGGGACGTTCGAGGACTTCATTCCGCTCCGCGGGCGACTGGTGCCTCGCAGCACCATTTATCTCGACGCGATTGAGGGTGGCCGGGTCGAGCGTGTGCTGGTCGAAGATGGGACGTTGGTTAGAGCGGGACAGCCTATCGCTGAGCTGTCTAACACCAACCTCCAGCTGGAAGTGCTCAGCCGCGACGCTGCTGTCACTGAGCAGCTTAACAACATGCGCACCATCGAGCTGCAGCTCGAGCAAAACCGGCTCAACCACAAGCGAAACCTGGTGGAAATCGACTACCAGATTGTGCGGCTGGGGCGGAGCATAGAGCGGCAGGAGGATCTGGTGACTAAAAGTCTGGTTTCCCAATCCACGCTCGACGATCTTCAAGACGAGCTGACCTATTTTGAGAATCGCCGGGCGGTGACGCTGGAGAGCCAGGCGACGGACGCACGCCTTCAGGAGCAGCAGCTGGCTCAGCTCAAGGAGTCGGGCCAGTCCTTGAAGGCCAGCCTCGACTTTGCCCGCAAAAATCTCGACGACCTTCGAGTTCGGGCGCCGGTCGACGGCAAGCTCTCGGGCTTCAACATCGAAATTGGCCAGTCAATCGCCCGGGGCGGTCGGCTCGGACAGATAGACGATCCCGATTCCTTCAAGGTCAACGCTCGCATTGATGAGTTCTATCTTTCGCGCGTAGATCTGGAGCAGGTGGCGATTGTGGACCACAACAATCGCGAATATGGCCTGGGGATTGCGAAGATCTATCCACAGGTGAACAACGGCCAGTTTGAGGTTGATATGACCTTCAACGAAGAGCCCACCGGGCTGCGGCGCGGGCAGACGCTGCAGCTGCGTCTCACGCTGGGGGACAACTCCGAGGCACTGCTGATCCCCAACGGGTCTTTCTACCAGGAGACCGGCGGAAGCTGGGTCTTTGTCGTGTCGCCGGACAAAAGTGAGGCGGTGCGCCGCAGCGTCAGGCTCGGCCGTCGCAACACCGATTTTATTGAGGTCCTCGACGGGCTGGAGGCCGGTGAGCGTGTCGTCACCTCGCCTTACACCAGCTACGTCGACATGGATCGCCTGACTCTCAACTAA
- a CDS encoding ATP-binding protein, which produces MVYRRYSLFLALRLIVVAVAIGISLWLLMQPGLHSATAIALGVTGLASAELWWFVGRTNREVARFLDAARYADYSQRFQLNDIGTGFGELSQTFTDILDRIFAQREDRETELRRLRALIDHIPVPLLTIKSERGITLQNNAARRLFGAAQVTRITDLSQFGSGFRKAVEEAVPGKRELVSFAVEGVDYRLALATTEIVVAGERQRLISLQDIQSELNTNQAEAWQDLVNVLTHEIMNSITPITSLASTANDLVSDVLTRADNQSELYEDLMDLRDAVATVARRSDSLVQFVENYREVSRLAPAEKERVSVADLFDSVRPLALAEGGEDGPDIDVSVEPPGLEVQADRVLLEPVLLNMLRNARQATAGVDRPTIRLSGSLNRRGNVAIEVSDNGPGVPEELAQKVFVPFFTTRSDGSGVGLALARQVMTAHGGFVQHSRAPEGGAVFTLTF; this is translated from the coding sequence ATGGTCTATAGACGCTACTCGCTGTTTCTTGCGCTGCGGCTGATAGTGGTGGCGGTTGCCATCGGCATCAGCCTCTGGCTGTTGATGCAGCCCGGGCTGCACAGCGCCACCGCTATCGCGCTGGGGGTAACGGGGCTCGCCTCGGCGGAGCTTTGGTGGTTTGTGGGCCGCACCAATCGGGAAGTGGCCCGGTTTCTCGATGCGGCTCGTTATGCCGACTATTCCCAGCGCTTTCAGCTCAACGACATTGGCACCGGCTTCGGCGAACTGTCCCAGACTTTCACCGATATCCTCGACCGCATTTTCGCCCAGCGAGAAGATCGGGAGACCGAGCTACGCCGTCTCCGGGCCCTGATCGACCACATCCCCGTTCCGCTGCTCACCATCAAGTCGGAACGCGGCATCACGCTGCAAAACAATGCGGCGAGACGCCTGTTTGGTGCCGCTCAGGTCACGCGGATCACGGACCTGAGCCAGTTCGGGTCAGGCTTTCGAAAAGCCGTTGAGGAGGCCGTTCCGGGCAAGCGCGAACTGGTGTCGTTTGCCGTGGAGGGTGTCGACTACCGGCTGGCCCTCGCCACAACCGAAATTGTGGTCGCCGGAGAGCGGCAGCGACTGATCTCGCTGCAGGATATCCAAAGCGAGCTGAACACGAACCAGGCGGAGGCCTGGCAGGACCTGGTCAACGTTCTGACCCACGAGATCATGAATTCGATTACGCCCATCACCTCGCTGGCATCCACGGCGAACGATCTGGTTTCCGACGTGCTGACCAGGGCGGACAACCAATCCGAGCTGTATGAGGATCTCATGGATCTGCGTGATGCGGTCGCAACCGTGGCGCGGCGCTCCGACAGTCTGGTGCAATTCGTGGAGAACTATCGCGAGGTGTCGCGCCTGGCTCCGGCGGAGAAAGAACGGGTCTCGGTCGCCGACCTGTTCGATTCGGTGCGGCCGCTGGCCCTGGCCGAGGGCGGCGAAGACGGCCCGGATATCGACGTGTCAGTCGAGCCGCCGGGGCTTGAGGTGCAGGCCGACCGTGTGCTGCTGGAGCCGGTGCTGCTCAACATGCTGCGCAATGCGCGGCAGGCGACTGCCGGTGTGGACCGGCCGACCATCAGGCTCAGCGGATCCCTCAACCGTCGAGGCAACGTGGCTATCGAGGTGTCCGACAACGGACCCGGCGTCCCCGAAGAACTCGCGCAGAAGGTGTTTGTTCCGTTTTTCACGACGCGGAGCGACGGATCCGGCGTGGGCCTCGCCCTGGCCCGACAGGTGATGACCGCCCACGGGGGCTTTGTTCAGCATTCGCGGGCGCCCGAGGGCGGCGCCGTGTTCACCCTGACCTTCTAA
- a CDS encoding sigma-54 dependent transcriptional regulator — MDKIGSILIVDDDEDILTAGRLLLRRHFAEVVTCSEPTQIPDLLKNHGFNAVLLDMNFGPGESSGQQGLTWLSRIQELDPKLVVVMITAHGNVDNAVEAMKLGATDFVAKPWQNEKVVATLSAAVKLHRSQAETESLRQANRALTDATVKPQTIIGDSPALRSVLWVVERAAPTDANVLILGENGTGKELIARELHRLSDRAEQVFMAVDLGSISESLFESELFGHKKGAFTGATSDRLGRFQAASGGTLFLDEVGNLPLTLQAKLLSALEQRKVTPVGSDHSQPVDVRVIAATNLSSAELHDESRFRQDLLFRLNTVEVTVPPLRERPSDILPIAEHYLSHYARRYNRDITTFSTQAQTILQEDPWPGNVRALRHAVERAVILAGDRVIQPDDLPVRQEPIPEPKEDDELNLDELEKETVQRALRKHSFNISRAARELGLTRASLYRRMEKHGL; from the coding sequence ATGGACAAAATCGGCTCAATTCTGATCGTGGACGACGACGAGGACATCCTCACGGCGGGACGGTTGCTGCTTCGGCGCCATTTCGCCGAGGTGGTGACCTGCAGCGAACCAACCCAGATTCCCGACTTGCTCAAGAACCACGGGTTCAACGCAGTTTTGCTGGACATGAACTTTGGACCGGGCGAATCGAGTGGGCAGCAGGGCCTGACATGGCTGTCGCGCATTCAGGAGCTGGATCCCAAGCTGGTGGTGGTGATGATCACCGCTCACGGAAACGTGGATAACGCGGTCGAGGCAATGAAGCTGGGCGCCACCGATTTTGTGGCCAAGCCCTGGCAAAACGAAAAGGTGGTCGCGACGCTTTCAGCCGCCGTGAAACTCCACCGAAGCCAGGCGGAAACGGAGTCACTACGCCAGGCGAATCGCGCCCTGACCGACGCCACGGTCAAACCCCAGACCATCATTGGCGACTCCCCGGCGCTTCGATCCGTGCTCTGGGTGGTCGAACGGGCCGCGCCCACCGACGCCAATGTTTTAATTTTGGGCGAAAACGGCACGGGCAAAGAGCTCATCGCACGCGAGCTTCACCGGTTGTCCGACCGCGCAGAGCAGGTGTTTATGGCCGTCGATCTGGGATCGATCAGCGAATCGCTCTTTGAGTCGGAGCTGTTTGGTCACAAAAAGGGGGCCTTCACTGGCGCCACGAGCGACCGGCTCGGGCGTTTCCAAGCCGCCAGCGGCGGCACCCTGTTTCTCGACGAGGTCGGCAATCTCCCGCTGACGCTTCAAGCCAAGCTGCTGAGCGCGTTGGAGCAGAGGAAGGTGACGCCGGTCGGAAGCGACCACTCCCAGCCGGTCGACGTCCGGGTCATTGCGGCCACCAATCTGTCGTCGGCTGAGCTGCACGACGAAAGCCGGTTCCGCCAGGACCTGCTGTTTCGGCTGAATACCGTCGAGGTGACCGTGCCGCCGCTCCGGGAACGGCCGTCTGACATTTTGCCGATCGCCGAGCATTATCTGTCGCACTACGCGCGTCGCTATAACCGAGACATCACGACATTTTCGACACAGGCGCAGACCATCCTTCAGGAGGACCCCTGGCCCGGCAACGTGCGTGCGCTTCGTCACGCCGTGGAGCGAGCGGTCATCCTCGCCGGCGATCGCGTGATCCAGCCGGACGATCTGCCCGTGCGGCAAGAGCCCATCCCGGAGCCGAAGGAAGATGACGAGCTCAATCTGGACGAACTGGAAAAGGAAACGGTTCAGCGGGCCCTGAGAAAACATAGCTTCAACATCTCCCGCGCAGCCCGGGAGCTGGGTCTGACTCGCGCGTCTCTTTACCGACGCATGGAAAAGCATGGTCTATAG
- a CDS encoding DUF2277 domain-containing protein: MCRNIRTLFNFEPPATDDEINAAALQYVRKISGSTRPSVANQEAFDAAVRDVARTSKQLLAGLITRAEPRNREVEAERARARWEKRRGA, encoded by the coding sequence ATGTGCCGAAACATCAGGACCCTGTTCAACTTCGAACCTCCGGCGACCGACGATGAGATCAACGCTGCCGCCCTGCAGTACGTTCGCAAAATCTCCGGCAGCACTCGACCCTCTGTCGCCAACCAGGAAGCCTTCGACGCAGCGGTGCGCGACGTCGCCCGAACCTCAAAGCAGCTGCTCGCTGGTCTGATTACGCGCGCCGAGCCCAGGAACCGCGAGGTCGAGGCTGAGCGAGCCAGGGCCCGCTGGGAGAAACGCCGTGGCGCCTGA
- a CDS encoding DsbA family oxidoreductase, whose translation MSAPLRVDIVSDTVCPWCYVGKRHLEAAMQQRPDVAFDCHWQPFQLNPNMPVEGVDRETHWKKKFGDSERIRDMVDRLKKVGEMLDIPFAFGEIKRQPNTLRGHALLHALDGQWDRQNALKEALLKAFFVDARDIGDEQTLLELSATIDMDETTAKSHLEDTALIDRVRALDQQARQIGISGVPTFIFDQKTGMSGAQPVEALLEMIDQLRPEQSPQPVLSS comes from the coding sequence ATGAGTGCTCCATTACGCGTTGATATCGTCTCAGATACCGTTTGCCCCTGGTGTTACGTCGGGAAACGGCATCTGGAAGCTGCCATGCAGCAGCGCCCTGACGTGGCCTTCGACTGTCACTGGCAGCCGTTTCAGCTGAACCCGAATATGCCTGTTGAAGGGGTTGACCGGGAGACGCACTGGAAAAAGAAATTTGGCGATTCGGAACGGATCCGCGACATGGTCGATCGGCTGAAGAAGGTGGGTGAGATGCTGGATATTCCGTTTGCCTTCGGCGAAATCAAGCGCCAGCCAAACACCTTACGCGGCCATGCGTTGCTGCATGCGCTGGACGGTCAGTGGGACAGGCAAAACGCGCTCAAGGAAGCGCTGCTGAAGGCGTTTTTCGTCGATGCCCGCGACATTGGCGATGAGCAGACGCTGCTGGAACTTTCGGCGACGATCGACATGGACGAGACGACAGCAAAAAGCCACCTGGAAGACACCGCGCTGATCGATCGCGTCAGGGCGCTAGACCAGCAGGCACGGCAGATCGGTATCTCCGGAGTCCCGACGTTTATCTTTGATCAAAAAACCGGCATGAGCGGGGCCCAGCCCGTTGAGGCATTGCTGGAGATGATCGATCAGCTTCGGCCTGAACAGTCACCGCAGCCTGTCCTGTCTAGCTAA
- a CDS encoding mechanosensitive ion channel family protein, which produces MMGAVSKAALLVAAMVGCLLLNANVDALLALVGGADNPAIRKGSGQLFLVGAWLAGALLVNLVIRVTLWEGVVGRALGHAVPVLLTQLSAAVVLFVATLFVVHLVFEASILGFLTALGAVGVVIAFGLRGLVSDLFTGLAINVEQPFQIGDWIAFYDTQGGQHEGQVVQINWRTTHLVAENQNYLVIPNREIGDSTVINYWKPKRANRFELRLTLDYAVAVDEARRILLAAVSAVLDSPGFDSGPKPQVLVDKLDEDGVKYLVRYWITPWDGTSPSLSRDVVQTSIMKHLRLAGVTPAYAKLEHFQQPKPEVLTAGTSAHLPIRQMLGLMEFFSPLNDEELDQVVNKGETASWPAGETLLTEGDEGASMFVVLQGLLDVWLHPDGQQAIRVGQIEAGEFFGEMSLLTGEPRGATIRAATPVLTLEITKPVMQQLLTDRPVLMETISELVTRRQQATRQAKDQQINELATTDDGNGAAQLIQKIRAFFGQG; this is translated from the coding sequence ATGATGGGCGCGGTATCCAAAGCTGCGCTGCTCGTGGCCGCGATGGTTGGCTGCCTGCTGCTCAACGCTAACGTCGACGCACTGCTAGCGCTGGTGGGTGGAGCCGATAATCCGGCGATAAGGAAAGGGTCCGGACAGCTGTTTCTCGTCGGCGCCTGGCTCGCGGGAGCCCTCCTGGTCAATCTCGTGATTCGGGTAACCCTGTGGGAAGGGGTGGTGGGTCGCGCGCTGGGGCACGCGGTGCCGGTGCTGCTCACCCAGCTCTCTGCCGCCGTGGTGCTGTTTGTCGCCACGCTGTTCGTTGTTCACCTCGTCTTTGAAGCGAGCATTCTGGGATTCCTGACCGCCCTGGGTGCCGTCGGTGTGGTCATTGCCTTTGGGCTGCGCGGGCTGGTTTCAGATTTGTTTACGGGCCTGGCCATCAATGTCGAGCAGCCTTTCCAGATCGGCGACTGGATCGCCTTCTACGACACCCAGGGCGGCCAGCATGAGGGGCAGGTAGTGCAGATCAACTGGCGTACCACGCACCTGGTTGCGGAGAACCAAAACTATCTGGTGATCCCCAATCGGGAAATTGGCGACTCGACCGTCATCAACTACTGGAAACCCAAACGGGCCAATCGGTTTGAGCTGCGGCTGACGCTGGACTATGCGGTTGCCGTCGATGAGGCGCGCCGCATCCTGCTGGCGGCGGTCTCCGCTGTCCTGGATTCGCCGGGTTTTGACAGCGGACCCAAGCCGCAGGTGCTGGTCGACAAGCTCGACGAGGACGGCGTGAAGTACCTGGTGCGCTACTGGATCACACCCTGGGACGGTACGTCACCCTCACTGTCACGCGATGTGGTGCAGACCAGCATCATGAAACATTTGCGGCTGGCCGGCGTGACGCCCGCTTACGCCAAGCTCGAGCACTTTCAGCAGCCCAAGCCGGAGGTGCTGACCGCCGGCACGTCGGCCCATCTACCGATACGTCAGATGCTGGGACTGATGGAATTCTTCTCGCCGCTGAATGATGAGGAGCTGGATCAGGTGGTGAACAAGGGAGAGACGGCTTCCTGGCCGGCGGGCGAAACGCTGCTCACTGAGGGGGACGAAGGCGCGTCGATGTTTGTGGTGCTACAAGGACTGCTGGATGTATGGCTCCATCCCGACGGGCAGCAGGCAATCCGCGTTGGACAAATTGAAGCGGGCGAGTTCTTCGGCGAGATGTCGCTGCTGACGGGGGAACCGCGCGGTGCAACCATACGGGCCGCGACGCCGGTGTTGACGCTGGAGATCACCAAGCCGGTGATGCAGCAGCTGCTGACCGATCGGCCGGTCCTGATGGAAACAATTTCTGAGCTTGTCACCCGCCGGCAGCAGGCCACGCGTCAGGCAAAAGATCAGCAGATCAATGAGCTGGCGACCACGGACGATGGCAACGGCGCGGCTCAGCTAATCCAGAAAATCCGCGCTTTTTTTGGGCAGGGCTGA
- a CDS encoding extracellular solute-binding protein: MLCVLLSFGLSQATFAEELYVLAYQNPGTLDPLLEVFASETGIDVRVQYLSANDLKQTLIDGGTPADVVFTLEAKRLADLVSADVLAPVASDSLTQTVPVHFRHPDNLWFAIAKWSRSVYYAKARVDPSHITSYQSLTAPRWRGRICVRTSNKIYVQSLLASMIAAEGEAGARHFAEGLVANLARPPSDLDMAQLQGVFEGACDITLANSYYYERLLAQRYDPLVPAAGKAAAGLLAEVKPLAVNQNGRGVHMNVSAVAMAKRATHPAAALKLMEYALTPLAQRLLTQPGRELPIVDSVRAGASTQLFGDFREDNLPLAELAEHYATAERIARESGWTWK; this comes from the coding sequence TTGCTCTGCGTTCTCCTGAGCTTCGGTCTCAGCCAGGCGACATTCGCTGAGGAGCTCTACGTTCTCGCCTACCAGAATCCTGGAACTCTCGACCCACTGCTCGAAGTGTTCGCCTCCGAGACCGGAATTGACGTCCGAGTTCAATATCTGTCGGCCAACGACCTCAAGCAGACCCTGATCGACGGCGGCACTCCAGCTGACGTCGTCTTTACGCTGGAGGCCAAGCGTTTAGCCGACCTCGTTAGCGCGGACGTTTTGGCGCCGGTGGCGTCCGATTCCCTGACGCAAACGGTTCCGGTCCATTTTCGCCACCCCGACAATCTCTGGTTTGCGATTGCCAAGTGGAGCCGCTCGGTTTACTACGCCAAAGCCCGGGTGGATCCCTCACACATCACGAGCTACCAATCGCTGACCGCCCCCCGCTGGCGCGGCAGGATCTGCGTACGCACCTCGAACAAGATCTACGTCCAATCGCTGCTGGCCTCGATGATTGCCGCTGAAGGTGAAGCTGGCGCCAGACACTTCGCAGAAGGGCTGGTCGCCAACCTCGCCCGACCACCCAGTGATCTGGATATGGCTCAGCTGCAGGGTGTCTTCGAGGGGGCCTGTGACATCACCCTGGCCAACAGCTACTACTACGAACGCCTCCTGGCCCAGCGCTACGATCCGCTGGTGCCGGCCGCGGGGAAAGCCGCGGCCGGGCTTCTGGCTGAGGTCAAGCCTCTGGCTGTGAATCAGAACGGTCGCGGCGTGCACATGAACGTCAGCGCGGTTGCGATGGCCAAACGTGCCACGCACCCCGCGGCGGCGCTCAAGCTGATGGAATATGCGCTCACGCCGCTGGCCCAGCGGCTCCTCACCCAACCGGGCCGGGAGCTGCCCATCGTCGACAGCGTGAGGGCCGGCGCGTCAACGCAGCTTTTCGGTGATTTTCGTGAGGACAATCTGCCGCTCGCCGAGCTGGCGGAGCACTACGCTACCGCTGAACGCATCGCCCGGGAGTCGGGCTGGACCTGGAAGTAG
- a CDS encoding tetratricopeptide repeat protein: protein MFLAFALGLTLASGSLGAEFVGSQRCESCHETAFEAWQESHHHAAMQPATPETVLGDFSGQRFKHFDERFRFEQSDGKFWVYSATDNSPTQRHEVTHTFGIYPLQQYLLKAPRGRKQALTVAWDSRPEVDGGQRWYHLYPDEATPPGDELHWLGPNANWNGMCAECHSTNLTVGYRPETDRFDTRFSEVSVGCEACHGPGSAHIDQARQSRFDEDRGLAVDLDDQGDAGWILNTEDGIARRSMPVQRRQQTESCGRCHARRSVLTETYRFDQPLTATHRPALLEEGLYHADGRILDEVYVYGSFKQSAMYAAGVTCTNCHNPHNGELKTAGSPSGVCSQCHAPAVFASEEHAPNAGISPDRCVDCHMPARTYMGVDSRRDHSFRIPGAGDQPGHYGQAIAAGRAGQANSLLVAAAREETYPPIARATALSLLSPPLSAEHLDSVFQGLASSSPLTKIAALDVLLQLPPQQRGLSGMAALKDNSLAVRIAAARAFAGYRSILPQSARPAFDDAAAETRESLQAGLWQPLNAIRLAEFESELGDMNAAEKAYLHALKLSPKLALIHHAYGLFLVRQGRQQEALASLEKAVVLAPDNARMIYVLGVALNSLGQPQEALKLLGDAFERFPGERDIGWALATMLRDSGELAAARHYAQSLADRFPDDPNVRSLLRSLPPR, encoded by the coding sequence TTGTTCCTCGCTTTTGCCCTTGGGCTGACGCTAGCCAGCGGTTCGCTTGGGGCCGAATTTGTCGGCAGCCAGCGCTGCGAGTCGTGCCACGAGACCGCTTTCGAAGCCTGGCAGGAATCGCATCATCACGCTGCCATGCAGCCGGCAACACCGGAAACGGTGCTGGGAGACTTCTCCGGCCAACGCTTTAAGCACTTCGATGAGCGCTTTCGCTTTGAGCAAAGCGACGGAAAATTTTGGGTGTATAGCGCCACCGACAACTCGCCAACGCAGCGCCATGAGGTCACTCACACCTTCGGCATCTACCCGCTGCAACAGTACCTGCTGAAGGCCCCCCGGGGCAGAAAGCAGGCCCTGACCGTCGCCTGGGACAGCCGACCGGAAGTCGATGGCGGCCAGCGCTGGTATCACCTGTATCCCGACGAGGCGACGCCGCCTGGCGACGAGCTGCACTGGCTGGGACCCAACGCCAACTGGAACGGCATGTGCGCCGAATGCCATTCCACCAACCTGACGGTGGGCTATCGCCCGGAAACCGACCGTTTCGACACCCGCTTTTCCGAGGTTTCGGTTGGCTGCGAGGCGTGTCACGGCCCGGGCTCAGCGCATATCGACCAGGCCCGGCAGAGTCGCTTTGATGAGGATCGAGGCTTGGCGGTCGACCTTGATGATCAGGGTGACGCCGGCTGGATCCTCAACACCGAAGATGGGATCGCCCGGCGCAGCATGCCGGTCCAAAGACGCCAGCAGACCGAATCATGCGGCCGGTGTCACGCCCGGCGTAGCGTTCTTACCGAGACCTACCGCTTCGATCAGCCGCTCACCGCTACCCATAGGCCCGCGCTGCTGGAAGAGGGGCTGTATCACGCGGACGGCCGCATCCTGGACGAGGTTTATGTCTACGGCTCTTTCAAACAGAGTGCGATGTACGCGGCAGGTGTGACGTGCACCAACTGCCACAATCCCCATAACGGCGAACTCAAAACCGCCGGCAGCCCGAGCGGCGTCTGCAGCCAGTGCCACGCGCCGGCAGTGTTTGCCAGCGAGGAGCACGCGCCGAACGCCGGCATTTCGCCCGATCGCTGCGTCGACTGCCACATGCCCGCACGAACCTACATGGGCGTCGATTCCCGGCGCGACCACAGCTTCCGCATCCCGGGCGCGGGCGATCAGCCAGGACACTATGGGCAGGCGATTGCCGCCGGGCGGGCAGGTCAGGCAAACAGCCTACTCGTGGCTGCCGCCCGTGAGGAGACTTACCCGCCGATCGCACGGGCTACCGCTCTATCGCTCCTCTCCCCGCCGCTTTCGGCCGAGCATCTCGACTCAGTATTCCAGGGCTTAGCGAGCAGCAGCCCGCTGACAAAAATTGCGGCGCTGGACGTCCTCTTGCAACTGCCCCCGCAGCAGCGCGGCCTCAGCGGCATGGCGGCGCTTAAGGACAATTCCCTGGCGGTCCGTATCGCCGCAGCCAGGGCATTCGCCGGCTATCGATCGATACTGCCCCAAAGCGCCCGACCGGCCTTTGACGACGCGGCGGCAGAAACCCGAGAGAGCCTCCAAGCAGGCCTCTGGCAGCCGCTCAACGCCATCAGGCTTGCTGAGTTCGAGAGTGAGCTGGGGGACATGAACGCAGCCGAGAAGGCTTATCTTCATGCCCTGAAGCTGTCGCCGAAACTGGCGCTGATTCATCATGCCTATGGCCTGTTCCTGGTCCGGCAGGGCAGACAGCAGGAGGCGCTCGCGTCGCTCGAAAAAGCCGTTGTTCTGGCCCCCGACAACGCCAGAATGATTTACGTGCTGGGTGTCGCGCTCAATTCGCTGGGCCAGCCCCAGGAAGCGCTCAAGCTGCTGGGTGATGCCTTTGAGCGGTTTCCCGGCGAGCGGGACATCGGCTGGGCGCTGGCGACCATGCTCAGAGACAGCGGCGAGCTGGCGGCGGCCCGCCACTACGCGCAGAGCCTGGCAGATCGGTTTCCCGACGATCCGAATGTGCGGTCGCTGCTGCGGAGCCTGCCGCCACGCTGA